Proteins encoded within one genomic window of uncultured Draconibacterium sp.:
- the coxB gene encoding cytochrome c oxidase subunit II, which translates to MYSSEITKASNFVQGVDTAFLVIMGISFLFLIGLTVVMLVFIFKYNKKKNPKATQIEGSTKLEIIWTVIPFLITMLMFYYGWAGWKPMQRAPKDAMEITAYGRMWNFSFEYENGLRTDTLFLPKDQAIKLNLVAMDVLHSLYIPAFRVKQDMVPGMKDNFMWFEPQKVGTYELFCAEYCGLQHSYMYTYVEVMEDSAFQTWIADTTNVAASAAEIDSPAATGKRIMQNIGCFACHTLDGTRLVGPSFKGIWGEEQTVETGREKRQVTVDEEYIRRSIYDPNADIVDGFNKGLMLSYEGQLSDEDIDNIIEYLKTVK; encoded by the coding sequence ATGTATAGCTCAGAAATAACCAAAGCCTCAAATTTTGTTCAGGGTGTCGACACTGCATTTCTTGTCATAATGGGCATATCGTTTTTGTTCCTTATCGGGCTAACGGTGGTAATGCTTGTCTTCATTTTTAAGTACAATAAGAAAAAGAATCCGAAAGCAACCCAGATTGAAGGAAGTACCAAACTGGAGATCATTTGGACAGTTATTCCTTTTCTTATTACCATGCTGATGTTTTACTACGGTTGGGCAGGCTGGAAACCCATGCAACGCGCACCAAAAGATGCCATGGAAATTACTGCTTACGGACGTATGTGGAACTTTAGTTTCGAATACGAAAATGGGCTTCGTACCGACACGCTTTTCCTGCCAAAAGACCAGGCGATTAAATTAAACCTGGTAGCCATGGATGTGTTGCACAGTCTATACATTCCGGCATTTCGTGTAAAGCAGGATATGGTGCCCGGAATGAAGGATAATTTCATGTGGTTTGAGCCGCAAAAAGTGGGAACTTACGAACTGTTTTGTGCCGAATATTGCGGGTTGCAGCACTCGTACATGTACACTTATGTGGAGGTGATGGAGGATTCTGCTTTTCAAACGTGGATAGCCGATACAACAAATGTTGCAGCCTCGGCAGCCGAGATTGATTCTCCGGCTGCAACGGGTAAACGCATAATGCAAAATATTGGCTGTTTTGCCTGCCATACATTAGACGGTACACGACTGGTTGGCCCAAGTTTTAAAGGCATTTGGGGTGAAGAACAAACGGTGGAAACTGGGCGCGAAAAACGACAGGTTACGGTTGACGAAGAATACATCAGGAGATCGATTTACGATCCGAACGCAGATATTGTTGATGGCTTTAATAAAGGCTTGATGCTTTCGTACGAAGGGCAACTTTCGGATGAGGATATCGACAATATTATTGAATACCTGAAAACGGTGAAGTAG
- a CDS encoding cytochrome C oxidase subunit IV family protein, with the protein MSEDKHHHIVPYRLYAIVLVALLVLTFASIGITSIELGEFTVAAALIFAVLKSILVLTYFMHLKYDKPYIKLMVAFVFAIFVVVIVITFLDYLYRV; encoded by the coding sequence ATGTCTGAAGATAAACATCATCATATCGTTCCGTACCGATTATACGCCATCGTTTTGGTGGCGCTGCTGGTATTAACATTTGCCTCGATTGGGATAACATCAATAGAACTGGGCGAATTTACCGTTGCCGCAGCATTAATATTTGCGGTATTGAAATCGATTTTGGTGCTCACTTATTTTATGCACCTTAAATACGACAAACCATACATAAAACTTATGGTGGCCTTTGTGTTTGCCATTTTTGTGGTTGTAATTGTGATAACCTTTTTAGATTACCTCTATAGAGTATAA
- a CDS encoding cytochrome c oxidase subunit 3 family protein: MAEHQHAHVEHPDMYDPESSKIGMWLFIFTELLLFGGLFIVYSVYRYMNPDAFHLAAEELNTFIGAFNTVILLVSSMTIAMSTTALQKGHKKVAIALVVITFIIGIGFLVNKYFEWGVKFSHGIWPGSEQMLNEMSQGEILFFGLYFVMTGLHALHIIVGLVIMGFAIRGVANGKVNAKRPSLLDNCGLYWHLVDLIWIFLFPLFYLIH; the protein is encoded by the coding sequence ATGGCTGAACATCAACATGCACATGTAGAGCACCCTGACATGTACGATCCTGAATCGTCGAAAATCGGAATGTGGCTGTTTATTTTTACAGAACTACTGTTGTTTGGCGGCCTCTTCATTGTATACTCGGTTTATCGTTATATGAATCCCGACGCTTTTCACCTGGCGGCCGAAGAACTGAATACTTTTATTGGCGCGTTTAACACGGTTATTCTTTTGGTGAGTAGTATGACGATTGCCATGTCGACAACTGCTTTGCAAAAAGGCCATAAAAAAGTGGCTATTGCACTGGTTGTAATAACTTTCATTATTGGTATTGGCTTTTTAGTGAATAAGTATTTTGAGTGGGGCGTAAAATTCTCGCACGGAATTTGGCCGGGATCGGAACAGATGCTAAATGAAATGAGTCAGGGCGAAATCCTCTTCTTCGGGTTGTACTTTGTAATGACCGGTTTACACGCACTGCACATTATTGTGGGGCTGGTAATCATGGGATTTGCAATACGTGGTGTTGCCAATGGGAAAGTAAATGCCAAACGCCCGTCGTTACTCGATAACTGCGGATTATATTGGCACCTTGTCGACCTGATCTGGATATTCCTGTTCCCACTATTTTATCTTATCCATTAA
- a CDS encoding cbb3-type cytochrome c oxidase subunit I, giving the protein MHTTDAVNGANYLTYQGKYKGLLGWIFSTDHKRIGLLYLYSIATMFATGVLLGLAMKFELLAPGKTIMDAQTYNATFTVHGVIMIFMVVVPGLPAVFGNLMLPIMIGAKDVAFPKLNLLSWWLYVTGVVLVLCALLFGSGTPDTGWTFYAPYSFKTGTNLLPAVFGAFVLGFSSILTGLNFLVTIHRLRCPGMKWSKLPLFVWTLYGTAWIQLLATPVVGITLVLVALERVFGVGVFDPALGGDPVLYQHLFWIYSHPAVYIMILPAMGAISEIIPTFSQKHIFGYKAIIASTLAIAFVGYLVWGHHMFTAGMSGTAQYYFSLLTFIVAIPSAIKVFNWISTMYKGSINIQTPFYWAVSFIFVFMVGGLSGLVLGSLATDIYVHDTAFVVAHFHYIVFGGTGFAFFAAMHYWFPKIFGRMYDKAWANIGWLVFTIGFLALYSPMFYLGMMGMPRRYYDYLEEFHGGNILSTIGSWVLVTGFIIIVVNLVRSVRKGEPAEVNPWHSKTLEWTVPSPPPVLNFEKEPVIGEKDGPYNYE; this is encoded by the coding sequence ATGCATACAACAGATGCTGTTAATGGAGCAAACTACTTAACCTATCAGGGAAAATACAAAGGTTTGCTTGGATGGATCTTTTCCACTGACCATAAACGTATTGGTCTTCTTTATTTGTATTCGATAGCTACCATGTTTGCAACAGGTGTTTTGTTGGGACTTGCCATGAAATTTGAATTGTTGGCGCCCGGTAAAACAATTATGGATGCGCAAACTTACAACGCTACGTTTACAGTTCATGGTGTTATAATGATTTTTATGGTGGTTGTACCCGGTTTACCCGCGGTTTTCGGAAACCTGATGCTGCCCATAATGATTGGGGCAAAAGATGTGGCTTTCCCAAAACTGAATCTGCTCTCGTGGTGGCTTTATGTAACCGGCGTGGTTTTGGTACTTTGCGCGCTGCTATTCGGATCGGGAACTCCCGATACCGGCTGGACATTTTACGCACCTTACAGTTTTAAAACCGGAACCAACCTGTTGCCCGCCGTATTCGGGGCATTTGTTTTGGGATTTTCATCTATTTTAACCGGGTTGAACTTTTTGGTGACCATTCATCGTTTACGTTGCCCCGGAATGAAATGGTCAAAACTTCCATTATTTGTTTGGACTCTATACGGAACAGCTTGGATTCAATTACTGGCAACACCGGTTGTTGGTATTACGTTGGTTTTAGTCGCTCTTGAAAGGGTATTTGGAGTAGGCGTTTTTGATCCTGCTTTGGGAGGAGATCCTGTTTTGTATCAGCACCTGTTCTGGATTTATTCACACCCGGCAGTTTATATTATGATATTGCCGGCAATGGGAGCCATTTCGGAGATTATTCCAACATTTTCGCAAAAACATATTTTTGGCTATAAAGCAATTATCGCTTCCACGCTGGCTATTGCATTTGTGGGCTACCTTGTCTGGGGGCACCACATGTTTACTGCCGGAATGAGCGGAACTGCACAATATTATTTTTCACTCCTCACATTTATTGTTGCCATACCAAGTGCAATAAAAGTATTTAACTGGATATCGACGATGTATAAGGGGTCGATCAATATCCAAACGCCCTTTTACTGGGCAGTGTCGTTTATTTTTGTGTTTATGGTAGGTGGTTTAAGCGGCCTTGTTTTGGGCTCGCTGGCTACCGATATTTATGTGCACGATACTGCCTTTGTTGTAGCCCACTTCCATTACATTGTTTTTGGCGGTACCGGCTTTGCCTTTTTTGCGGCAATGCACTACTGGTTCCCAAAAATATTTGGAAGAATGTATGATAAGGCCTGGGCCAATATTGGCTGGCTGGTTTTCACCATTGGATTTCTGGCCTTGTATTCGCCAATGTTCTATCTCGGAATGATGGGGATGCCACGTCGTTATTATGACTATCTGGAAGAATTCCATGGAGGGAATATCCTGAGCACCATTGGCTCGTGGGTATTGGTAACCGGTTTTATCATCATTGTTGTAAACCTGGTTCGTTCTGTGCGTAAAGGTGAGCCGGCAGAGGTAAATCCGTGGCACAGTAAAACACTGGAATGGACAGTGCCATCGCCGCCACCTGTATTGAACTTCGAGAAAGAACCGGTAATCGGAGAAAAAGACGGACCTTATAACTATGAATAA
- a CDS encoding SCO family protein: MKKTVNYITMLLAGIFLLLANVSNAQSVINPAATDDDVEIGVVEHLDDYLPDSISLINEAGEQVWLADLIDKPTVLNFVYYRCPGICSPLMEAVAGVMDKSDLVVGEDYQVLTISFDPGETIDLGIRKKKNYLNLMNNPAKVEEAKTGWMFFVSDSASIVNVTRATGFKYKKAGNDFTHAASLIVVSPDEKITRYLNGLYFLPFEWKMAIVEASKGQSGPTMNKVLRFCFSYDPQGQTYVLNVTKISGIIIIFFGLVLLLFLVLKPKKKVN, encoded by the coding sequence ATGAAAAAGACTGTAAATTATATTACAATGCTTCTTGCAGGTATCTTTTTGTTACTTGCCAACGTTTCAAATGCTCAAAGTGTAATAAATCCTGCCGCTACCGACGATGATGTTGAAATCGGGGTTGTGGAACATCTCGATGATTATTTACCCGATAGTATTTCGTTGATAAACGAAGCAGGCGAGCAAGTTTGGCTGGCCGACCTCATCGATAAACCAACAGTTCTGAATTTTGTGTATTACCGCTGTCCGGGAATTTGCAGCCCACTAATGGAAGCTGTAGCCGGGGTGATGGATAAATCGGATCTTGTTGTTGGAGAGGATTACCAGGTGCTTACCATTAGTTTTGACCCCGGCGAGACGATTGATTTGGGAATCAGGAAAAAGAAAAACTACCTGAACCTGATGAATAATCCTGCTAAAGTGGAAGAAGCAAAAACGGGGTGGATGTTTTTTGTTTCAGATAGTGCGAGTATTGTTAATGTTACCCGTGCAACCGGTTTTAAATACAAGAAAGCCGGTAACGATTTTACGCACGCCGCTTCGTTAATAGTTGTTAGTCCTGACGAAAAAATTACCCGTTATTTAAATGGTCTGTACTTTTTGCCGTTTGAATGGAAAATGGCCATTGTTGAAGCCTCGAAAGGCCAGTCGGGACCAACCATGAATAAAGTATTGCGATTTTGTTTTTCATACGATCCGCAAGGACAAACATATGTATTAAACGTAACTAAAATTAGCGGAATCATAATTATATTTTTTGGACTGGTTTTATTGCTATTCCTGGTATTGAAACCAAAGAAAAAAGTAAATTAA
- a CDS encoding 4Fe-4S dicluster domain-containing protein — MENKSRRSFVKKLGVSVGAAGLVGGSSLLSSCNQVETASGDTIKLLTSSGELVEVSKAQLKPADMPNLTEQQKRGREGLPGRKFVMVIDLSKCRNARECMKGCQKHHQLRPEQHHINVLQMQDAEDTAPYYMPKPCQHCDNPPCTKVCPVNATFKREDGIVLIDNERCIGCRFCIAACPYSARVFNWFEPRDAEKYEGVTYNIEANVPQKKGTISKCLFSADRLRDGKLPTCVSSCPNGVYWFGDQNEDAVTNGTTHETVSFSKLVKDNAAYTLMPELGTKPRVYYLPPKDRAFPFQGEIEEHHS; from the coding sequence ATGGAAAATAAATCACGCAGAAGTTTCGTGAAAAAGTTGGGTGTGTCAGTTGGTGCAGCCGGACTAGTTGGAGGCTCCAGTCTGTTAAGTTCATGTAACCAGGTGGAGACCGCTTCGGGAGATACAATTAAACTGCTAACCTCTAGCGGAGAGCTTGTTGAAGTAAGCAAGGCACAGCTTAAACCTGCTGATATGCCGAACCTTACGGAGCAACAAAAACGAGGAAGAGAAGGTTTACCGGGCCGTAAATTTGTAATGGTTATCGATTTATCGAAATGCCGAAATGCCCGCGAGTGTATGAAAGGTTGTCAGAAACACCACCAGTTGCGTCCGGAACAACACCATATTAATGTATTGCAAATGCAGGATGCTGAAGACACAGCTCCGTATTACATGCCAAAACCGTGTCAGCATTGCGACAACCCGCCGTGTACAAAAGTATGCCCGGTTAACGCAACATTCAAACGCGAAGACGGCATTGTTCTTATTGATAATGAGCGCTGTATCGGTTGCCGCTTCTGTATTGCTGCCTGTCCGTATTCGGCAAGGGTTTTCAATTGGTTTGAGCCCCGAGATGCCGAAAAATACGAAGGTGTTACCTATAATATAGAGGCCAACGTTCCGCAGAAAAAAGGTACCATTTCAAAATGTCTGTTCAGTGCCGACCGTTTGCGTGATGGGAAACTACCAACATGTGTTTCGTCGTGCCCGAACGGAGTTTATTGGTTTGGCGACCAAAACGAAGATGCGGTTACCAACGGAACGACCCACGAAACGGTAAGTTTTAGCAAGTTGGTTAAAGACAATGCAGCTTATACTTTAATGCCAGAGTTGGGTACCAAACCGCGTGTTTATTACTTGCCACCAAAAGATAGGGCTTTCCCGTTTCAGGGCGAAATTGAAGAACATCACTCATAA
- the nrfD gene encoding NrfD/PsrC family molybdoenzyme membrane anchor subunit — MEKTKSPEESRKLLDKITFDLTRSIVKRDELTHFWYFILIMFAGVGLWGWGIQIRDGLGVTGMRDYVSWGMYIANFVFFVAISLIGFLISSSLHLLKIKWSHPISRVAEQVAIAGVALAGIIIVNDMGRPDRFLNVFLHGRFASPIIWDVTVVTTYLTISVLLYYLPLIPDLALIRDRGGDDIPAWKMKIYKILALGWNGNAEQYKLVYHAMRILMILIIPVGLSIHTVTSWLFAATLRSGWDTTIFGPYFVAGAFVAGAAAVVILMFAYRVRYRLGEYFEDLHFDYMGKLLVFVCLVYLYFNINEFWVPAYKMKTAEGIHLRNLFVGSFAPMFWWTQMTGLILPILLMLFRFFRKPLPLTIISVFVLIASWLKRYIIVIPTMEHPFLPVQNVPDYFKHYSPTSIEIMITIFSFAAALLIITVLAKMFPVITIWEYAEEKGVEKEILSEPKK; from the coding sequence ATGGAAAAAACAAAATCGCCGGAAGAATCCCGGAAATTATTGGATAAGATAACCTTCGACCTCACCCGCTCGATTGTAAAACGTGACGAGCTCACGCACTTTTGGTATTTCATACTAATTATGTTTGCCGGTGTTGGACTGTGGGGCTGGGGAATACAAATTCGCGACGGACTGGGTGTTACAGGTATGCGCGACTATGTTTCGTGGGGAATGTACATTGCCAACTTTGTATTTTTTGTGGCAATCAGTTTGATTGGTTTTTTAATCAGCTCTTCTCTGCACTTGTTAAAAATAAAGTGGTCGCATCCCATTTCGCGCGTGGCCGAACAGGTGGCAATTGCAGGAGTTGCTTTAGCAGGTATTATAATTGTAAACGATATGGGGCGCCCCGACCGTTTTCTCAACGTATTTTTACACGGTCGTTTTGCCTCACCAATCATCTGGGATGTAACAGTAGTTACTACCTACCTTACTATTTCGGTATTGCTATATTACCTTCCACTTATTCCCGATCTGGCGTTAATACGCGACCGGGGTGGCGACGATATTCCCGCCTGGAAAATGAAAATTTATAAAATTCTGGCACTTGGTTGGAACGGAAATGCCGAGCAATACAAGTTGGTTTACCATGCTATGCGTATTCTTATGATTCTGATCATTCCGGTAGGATTATCAATTCACACCGTAACATCGTGGTTGTTTGCAGCCACCTTGCGTTCGGGTTGGGATACCACCATTTTCGGACCTTACTTTGTTGCAGGTGCATTTGTAGCCGGAGCAGCAGCCGTAGTAATATTAATGTTTGCTTACCGCGTTCGTTACCGTTTAGGCGAATATTTCGAAGACCTGCATTTCGATTACATGGGGAAACTGCTGGTTTTTGTTTGTTTGGTTTACCTGTATTTCAACATCAACGAATTTTGGGTACCTGCCTATAAAATGAAAACTGCCGAAGGAATTCACCTTCGCAACCTTTTTGTAGGAAGTTTTGCCCCCATGTTCTGGTGGACACAAATGACAGGTTTGATTTTACCGATATTACTGATGCTTTTCAGATTTTTCAGGAAACCGTTACCATTAACTATTATATCAGTTTTCGTACTAATAGCATCGTGGTTAAAACGCTACATTATTGTAATTCCAACAATGGAGCACCCGTTTTTACCGGTACAAAATGTTCCTGATTATTTCAAACATTACTCACCAACAAGTATCGAGATAATGATTACCATTTTCTCGTTTGCAGCCGCACTACTTATTATTACGGTTTTGGCTAAAATGTTCCCGGTAATTACCATTTGGGAATATGCTGAAGAAAAAGGTGTAGAAAAAGAAATCCTCTCTGAACCAAAAAAATAG
- a CDS encoding cytochrome c, with the protein MKIKLLFVALFFLAQQGMAQEWLVPENQKSVQNPSEYNLDNVKKGKEIYLRDCKSCHGDPGKNNGLPLVPPPPDFTSDVMQANTDGELFYKITHGRGGMPQFETTISEDDRWRLVNYIRNFNPENEPILVEEPPKKAKILASVNEEARQVEVFAEYQDKDSNYVVLAETPISIGAKKAFGTLPIGQVLTNDEGRAEYHIPESLIGDEQGMVTLVINLGEGFITDDVVLDAAKVGQPKPTPKLIQKEVLWSTNENIQIWLLLSYLAAVLGAWGTIGYVVFQIFKISRAGKKQ; encoded by the coding sequence ATGAAGATCAAATTATTATTTGTAGCATTATTTTTTCTTGCACAGCAGGGAATGGCTCAGGAGTGGTTGGTTCCTGAAAATCAGAAGAGTGTTCAGAATCCATCAGAATATAATCTCGACAACGTTAAAAAAGGAAAAGAAATATACTTGCGCGACTGTAAATCGTGTCACGGAGATCCGGGTAAAAACAACGGATTGCCATTAGTGCCTCCCCCACCCGATTTTACCAGCGACGTAATGCAAGCCAACACCGATGGCGAATTATTTTATAAAATTACGCACGGACGTGGCGGTATGCCTCAGTTTGAAACTACCATTTCGGAAGACGACCGATGGCGCTTGGTGAACTACATCCGCAACTTTAATCCGGAGAATGAGCCGATATTGGTAGAAGAACCACCAAAAAAGGCTAAAATTTTGGCTTCGGTAAATGAAGAAGCACGCCAGGTAGAAGTATTTGCCGAGTACCAGGATAAAGACAGTAATTATGTGGTACTGGCTGAAACGCCAATTTCAATTGGTGCTAAAAAAGCTTTCGGAACGCTACCAATCGGACAAGTACTTACCAACGATGAAGGACGCGCGGAATATCACATTCCTGAAAGCCTGATTGGCGACGAACAGGGAATGGTAACGCTGGTTATTAACCTTGGCGAAGGGTTTATTACCGACGATGTAGTTCTTGACGCCGCAAAAGTAGGCCAGCCAAAACCAACGCCAAAACTAATACAAAAAGAAGTGCTTTGGTCGACTAACGAAAATATACAAATCTGGCTGTTGCTTTCTTACCTGGCAGCTGTTTTGGGTGCATGGGGAACAATTGGCTATGTTGTATTTCAGATTTTTAAAATTAGCAGAGCCGGCAAAAAACAATAG
- the ccoS gene encoding cbb3-type cytochrome oxidase assembly protein CcoS, whose amino-acid sequence MNIFYLLIGVSLLVALIFLGAFIWSVRSGQYDDNETPSMRMLFDDDDVESESETNEGKKNNKK is encoded by the coding sequence ATGAACATTTTTTATCTGCTTATAGGAGTAAGTTTACTGGTAGCACTCATTTTTTTGGGCGCATTTATCTGGTCGGTTCGATCGGGCCAGTACGACGACAACGAAACTCCATCGATGCGGATGCTGTTTGACGACGACGATGTGGAATCGGAATCTGAAACCAATGAAGGAAAAAAGAATAATAAAAAATAA
- the ccoN gene encoding cytochrome-c oxidase, cbb3-type subunit I has product MENQKFNYDNKIVKLFILATLVWGVVGVLVGILAAAQLAFPVFNFGLEFTTFGRVRPLHTNAIIFAFVGNAIFAGVYYSMQKLLKTRMFSDTLSKIHFWGWQLIIVLAAVTLLAGFTTSKEYAELEWPIDILITIIWVVFGWNMIGTLVVRRVQHIYAAIWWYLATFLGVAMLHVVNSFELPISLFKSYSIYAGAQDAVVQWWYGHNAVAFFLTTPFLGLMYYYLPKAANRPIYSYKLSIIHFWSLIFLYMWAGPHHLLYQALPNWAQALGTTFSIMLIAPSWGGMINGLLTLRGAWDRVRDSAALKFMVVAVTAYGMSTFEGPMMSLKSVNQITHFTDWTIAHVHIGGMGWNGGLVFGMLYWLVPKLFKTKLFSEKLANTHFWLSTLAILIYAIPLYWAAVTQWLMWRNFTDEGFLQYPNFLETVTQLIPMYMARVVAGILFLVGFLIMVFNLAKTMAAGSFVNDEAAEAPALVLAGSRNPVKETVHRWMERRAVRFSIWVFVALAIGGAVEIVPMIFIKSNVPTIDSVKPYTPLELEGRDLYVKEGCYVCHSQMVRPFRWETDRYGEYSKIGEFVYDHPFQWGSKRTGPDLARAGVVGGPMYKNAAWHYNHFMDPQKMNEQSIMPNYAWLSVKNTDLSKTPKKIRAMQTLGVPYPEGYDEKAVDDYLTQAEGIVADLKTSGIETDAKKQIVALIAYMHKLGKDIAEQPEVAQVELHSESFSEETSQKEVKLLDSAEDLAAGEKIFQTTCVVCHGADGKGIGTFPNLVDDEWLHGNSPEQVFKDISEGNVTKGMIPYKTQYSEKQITQLTSYILITLQNKENEDRK; this is encoded by the coding sequence ATGGAAAATCAAAAATTTAATTACGACAACAAAATAGTTAAGTTGTTTATTCTGGCTACACTGGTTTGGGGTGTTGTTGGAGTACTGGTAGGCATTTTGGCTGCGGCACAGCTGGCCTTCCCGGTATTCAACTTTGGTCTCGAATTTACCACTTTTGGTAGGGTGAGACCACTACATACCAATGCCATTATTTTTGCATTTGTGGGAAATGCCATTTTTGCCGGGGTTTACTATTCTATGCAGAAATTGCTTAAGACCCGGATGTTTAGCGATACTTTAAGCAAGATTCACTTTTGGGGCTGGCAGCTCATTATTGTACTTGCAGCAGTTACCTTGCTGGCAGGATTTACCACCTCGAAAGAATATGCCGAACTGGAATGGCCGATTGATATTTTGATAACCATTATTTGGGTGGTTTTTGGATGGAACATGATCGGGACACTGGTTGTTCGCCGTGTTCAGCACATTTATGCTGCTATTTGGTGGTATCTGGCTACCTTCCTGGGAGTTGCCATGTTGCACGTGGTAAATTCTTTTGAGTTGCCAATTTCGCTGTTTAAAAGTTACTCCATTTATGCCGGTGCGCAAGATGCTGTTGTACAATGGTGGTATGGACACAATGCCGTGGCATTTTTCCTTACAACGCCGTTCCTTGGCTTAATGTATTACTACCTGCCAAAAGCAGCTAACCGCCCGATTTACTCGTATAAATTATCGATCATTCACTTTTGGTCGCTAATATTTTTGTACATGTGGGCCGGGCCACACCACTTGTTGTACCAGGCATTGCCAAACTGGGCACAGGCATTGGGCACCACGTTCTCAATAATGCTGATAGCTCCAAGTTGGGGAGGTATGATAAACGGTCTGCTCACCTTGCGTGGCGCCTGGGACCGTGTTCGCGACAGCGCCGCATTGAAGTTTATGGTAGTGGCAGTTACGGCTTACGGTATGTCAACTTTCGAAGGCCCGATGATGTCGCTAAAATCGGTAAACCAAATTACGCACTTTACCGACTGGACCATCGCTCACGTACACATTGGTGGTATGGGCTGGAACGGTGGTCTTGTATTTGGTATGCTGTACTGGCTGGTTCCAAAACTATTTAAAACAAAACTATTCTCTGAGAAATTAGCCAATACACACTTTTGGTTATCAACACTGGCAATTTTAATATATGCTATCCCACTTTATTGGGCAGCTGTAACTCAGTGGTTAATGTGGAGAAACTTCACTGACGAGGGTTTCCTTCAGTATCCGAACTTCCTGGAAACAGTTACCCAATTGATTCCGATGTACATGGCTCGTGTGGTTGCCGGAATTCTGTTCCTTGTTGGATTCCTGATTATGGTATTCAACCTGGCAAAAACTATGGCTGCCGGAAGTTTTGTTAACGACGAAGCTGCCGAAGCGCCTGCCCTTGTTCTTGCAGGATCACGCAACCCGGTAAAAGAAACTGTTCACCGCTGGATGGAAAGAAGAGCTGTTCGTTTCTCCATTTGGGTATTTGTTGCACTGGCCATTGGTGGAGCTGTTGAGATTGTTCCGATGATATTTATAAAATCGAATGTACCAACTATCGACTCGGTAAAACCATATACTCCGCTTGAACTGGAGGGCCGCGACCTGTATGTAAAAGAAGGATGTTATGTGTGTCACTCGCAAATGGTTCGTCCGTTCCGTTGGGAAACCGATCGTTATGGCGAATACTCGAAAATTGGCGAGTTCGTTTACGACCACCCGTTCCAGTGGGGATCGAAACGTACCGGCCCCGATTTGGCGCGCGCCGGAGTAGTTGGCGGACCGATGTACAAAAATGCGGCCTGGCATTACAACCACTTTATGGATCCGCAGAAAATGAATGAACAATCGATTATGCCGAATTATGCGTGGCTGTCAGTTAAAAACACCGATCTATCGAAAACACCGAAAAAGATCAGGGCAATGCAAACGCTTGGCGTTCCTTATCCTGAAGGATACGATGAAAAAGCTGTTGATGATTACCTCACTCAAGCGGAAGGAATTGTGGCTGACTTAAAAACGTCGGGAATTGAAACCGATGCGAAAAAACAAATAGTTGCACTAATTGCCTACATGCACAAACTGGGAAAAGATATTGCGGAACAGCCAGAAGTTGCGCAAGTTGAGCTACATTCGGAATCGTTTAGTGAAGAAACATCTCAAAAAGAAGTTAAACTTTTAGATAGTGCTGAAGACCTGGCAGCTGGCGAGAAAATTTTTCAAACTACTTGTGTTGTTTGCCACGGAGCAGACGGAAAAGGTATAGGAACATTTCCAAACCTTGTTGACGACGAGTGGCTTCACGGAAATTCTCCTGAACAGGTTTTCAAAGACATCTCGGAAGGGAATGTGACCAAAGGAATGATACCATACAAAACACAGTATTCTGAAAAACAAATTACGCAACTTACCAGCTACATATTAATTACACTGCAAAACAAGGAAAATGAAGATCGTAAGTAA